Proteins encoded within one genomic window of Argiope bruennichi chromosome 7, qqArgBrue1.1, whole genome shotgun sequence:
- the LOC129975708 gene encoding reticulon-3-like isoform X1, with protein sequence MEEIKDSFNSKEESNFSYEMPKNDSPLLDMGDFETLESSLNVSSGFAGDRNLEKDVFDEPFETLQSGLTSTTRPLVTSNEEELIETGKGVSPSLVGANLLDYVNVEQGSSLIGNSADTRVEDSFRDPVPEPQQRSDGDQLLIDEEDDDSSQRADESERSVSATESKNFSPLSSSKVHESELLETLPKIKDPKIDTKPKAESDNYESSYPAYEPAAQPVKSEVAMEAEKVGNATENKDECECPFSPGAWFNPDKLHPVVAKYVYWQDPKKSGIALGASLVLLLSFKYFSVISVIAYLTLALLCVTVSFRIYKNVLQAVQKSNEGHPFKEYLEMDIALSQDNVSHTVESLIQHVNCATAKLRSLILVEDLVDTIKLAILAWCMTYVGAWFNFLTLVILADVTAFTLPKVYETNKTEIDAYAELVRTKGKEIIEMVNAKMPMGKKKKEQ encoded by the exons atggaagaaataaaagattcatttaacAGCAAAGAGGAATCTAACTTCTCGTATGAAATGCCTAAAAATGATTCTCCTTTATTGGACATGGGAGATTTTGAAACATTGGAATCCTCTTTAAATGTGTCTAGTGGATTCGCCGGCGATCGCAATCTCGAAAAAGATGTTTTTGATGAACCCTTCGAAACTTTGCAATCGGGATTGACATCTACGACGCGCCCTCTCGTTACCAGTAATGAAGAAGAATTAATAGAAACCGGTAAGGGTGTTTCCCCATCACTAGTTGGTGCTAATCTCCTTGATTATGTAAATGTCGAACAAGGTTCGTCATTGATAGGTAATAGTGCCGATACTCGAGTGGAAGATTCTTTCCGCGATCCGGTTCCCGAGCCACAACAACGCAGCGACGGCGACCAGTTATTGATCGACGAAGAGGACGACGACAGCAGTCAACGCGCTGACGAATCCGAGCGCTCTGTAAGTGCTACTGAAAGCAAGAACTTCTCGCCCCTATCATCAAGCAAAGTACACGAATCTGAGCTATTAGAGACATTGCCAAAAATTAAAGATCCGAAAATAGACACAAAACCGAAAGCCGAGTCAGATAATTACGAGTCGAGTTATCCTGCGTATGAGCCAGCTGCGCAACCTGTAAAAAGCGAGGTCGCCATGGAGGCTGAAAAGGTTGGAAATGCCACCgagaataaagatgaatgtgaatGTCCATTTTCTCCAG GTGCATGGTTTAATCCTGACAAACTGCATCCCGTTG ttgcaaAGTATGTGTATTGGCAAGATCCCAAAAAGAGTGGCATAGCATTGGGTGCTTCACTTGTTCTCCTCCTCTCCTTTAAATATTTCTCAGTCATTAGTGTTATAGCATACTTGACTTTGGCATTGTTGTGCGTTACAGTTTCTTTCCGAATTTACAAAAATGTTCTACAAGCTGTCCAAAAATCAAATGAAGGACATCCCTTCAA AGAATACTTGGAAATGGATATTGCTTTATCCCAAGACAATGTTAGCCACACAGTGGAATCCCTTATACAACACGTGAACTGTGCAACTGCAAAGTTACGCAGCTTGATTCTTGTGGAGGATCTTGTTGATACTATCAAG cttgcAATCTTGGCTTGGTGTATGACTTACGTTGGGGCTTGGTTCAATTTCTTGACCCTTGTTATTTTAG CTGATGTGACAGCCTTTACACTTCCAAAAGTGTATGAAACAAACAAA accGAAATTGATGCATATGCTGAGTTGGTTCGcacaaaaggaaaagaaatcattgaaat GGTAAATGCTAAGATGCCAATGGGCAAAAAGAAGAAAGAGCAGTAA
- the LOC129975708 gene encoding reticulon-1-like isoform X2, giving the protein MEEIKDSFNSKEESNFSYEMPKNDSPLLDMGDFETLESSLNVSSGFAGDRNLEKDVFDEPFETLQSGLTSTTRPLVTSNEEELIETGKGVSPSLVGANLLDYVNVEQGSSLIGNSADTRVEDSFRDPVPEPQQRSDGDQLLIDEEDDDSSQRADESERSVSATESKNFSPLSSSKVHESELLETLPKIKDPKIDTKPKAESDNYESSYPAYEPAAQPVKSEVAMEAEKVGNATENKDECECPFSPVAKYVYWQDPKKSGIALGASLVLLLSFKYFSVISVIAYLTLALLCVTVSFRIYKNVLQAVQKSNEGHPFKEYLEMDIALSQDNVSHTVESLIQHVNCATAKLRSLILVEDLVDTIKLAILAWCMTYVGAWFNFLTLVILADVTAFTLPKVYETNKTEIDAYAELVRTKGKEIIEMVNAKMPMGKKKKEQ; this is encoded by the exons atggaagaaataaaagattcatttaacAGCAAAGAGGAATCTAACTTCTCGTATGAAATGCCTAAAAATGATTCTCCTTTATTGGACATGGGAGATTTTGAAACATTGGAATCCTCTTTAAATGTGTCTAGTGGATTCGCCGGCGATCGCAATCTCGAAAAAGATGTTTTTGATGAACCCTTCGAAACTTTGCAATCGGGATTGACATCTACGACGCGCCCTCTCGTTACCAGTAATGAAGAAGAATTAATAGAAACCGGTAAGGGTGTTTCCCCATCACTAGTTGGTGCTAATCTCCTTGATTATGTAAATGTCGAACAAGGTTCGTCATTGATAGGTAATAGTGCCGATACTCGAGTGGAAGATTCTTTCCGCGATCCGGTTCCCGAGCCACAACAACGCAGCGACGGCGACCAGTTATTGATCGACGAAGAGGACGACGACAGCAGTCAACGCGCTGACGAATCCGAGCGCTCTGTAAGTGCTACTGAAAGCAAGAACTTCTCGCCCCTATCATCAAGCAAAGTACACGAATCTGAGCTATTAGAGACATTGCCAAAAATTAAAGATCCGAAAATAGACACAAAACCGAAAGCCGAGTCAGATAATTACGAGTCGAGTTATCCTGCGTATGAGCCAGCTGCGCAACCTGTAAAAAGCGAGGTCGCCATGGAGGCTGAAAAGGTTGGAAATGCCACCgagaataaagatgaatgtgaatGTCCATTTTCTCCAG ttgcaaAGTATGTGTATTGGCAAGATCCCAAAAAGAGTGGCATAGCATTGGGTGCTTCACTTGTTCTCCTCCTCTCCTTTAAATATTTCTCAGTCATTAGTGTTATAGCATACTTGACTTTGGCATTGTTGTGCGTTACAGTTTCTTTCCGAATTTACAAAAATGTTCTACAAGCTGTCCAAAAATCAAATGAAGGACATCCCTTCAA AGAATACTTGGAAATGGATATTGCTTTATCCCAAGACAATGTTAGCCACACAGTGGAATCCCTTATACAACACGTGAACTGTGCAACTGCAAAGTTACGCAGCTTGATTCTTGTGGAGGATCTTGTTGATACTATCAAG cttgcAATCTTGGCTTGGTGTATGACTTACGTTGGGGCTTGGTTCAATTTCTTGACCCTTGTTATTTTAG CTGATGTGACAGCCTTTACACTTCCAAAAGTGTATGAAACAAACAAA accGAAATTGATGCATATGCTGAGTTGGTTCGcacaaaaggaaaagaaatcattgaaat GGTAAATGCTAAGATGCCAATGGGCAAAAAGAAGAAAGAGCAGTAA